The genomic segment TAAAAGGCTTCACTATGTAATCATCAGCACCCGACTCAAAACCAGTTACTCTGTCTGACTCTTCGCCTTTTGCCGTCAGCATCATGACAGGCGTCATAATTTTCTTTTCTCTTAGTTCTTCTAGCACTTCTAATCCATCTTTTTCAGGCATCATCAAATCGAGTAAAATACAATCATAGTTATTCACAAGCGCTTTTTCGAGTGCATCCGCGCCATCGACAGCCTCTTCGACTTCATACCCTTCACGAGTAAGATACATATTTAACAGACGACGGATTCTTTCCTCGTCGTCTACTACTAACAACGTCACTTTTTCTTCCATAAATGATTACCCCTTTCAACTAGCTACTATCCTCATTGTACAAGTCGTTGTGCAAAAAAGAAACAGAAAAGCCGTAGCGACGTTCTTAAGCGCAACTTCAAAATGGCGAACCGGTGTCTAGTAAGATCAAAAGTGAACACACAACCAAGCATATACTTTCGCCAACCGATCATAATCGACGCATGACCAAGCATATACTCTTGACTACCGATCATAAACCCCACATGAACGAGCATATAACCTTGCAACCAATCATAAACGACACACAAACGAGCATAACCTTGCAACCGATCATAATCGGCGTACGAACGAGCATATAACCTTGCCAACCGATCATAATCGACACACACCCACCATATACCCTTACCAACCGATCATAAACGGCCCCAAGCACTTGACTTGAAACCTCGAAGTTACAACACATTGACATTACCGAATCTTATAATCCCCCTTTATATATGTTGAGCCAATGTATAGCATAAACTAAGCACCGAAGTAGATTTGAAGGGGATTTTTATTTTCACTTATAAAACAAAAAAACTGCCTAGTAGTTAGATAACTACTAGGCAGTTCTCGCTTAAGCGTATGAATGCAACCCTGCGATGATCAAATTCACGGCAATCAGGTTAAACATAATGATGACGAAACCGATAACCGCAAGCCATGCCGATTTTTCGCCATCCCAACCGCGTGATAAACGCACGTGAAGGAATGCAGCATAGAATAACCATGTGATAAGGGCCCATACTTCTTTTGGATCCCATCCCCAGAACCTTGACCACGCTTCGTGAGCCCAGATCATTGCGAAAATGAGAGCACCTAGTGTAAAGATAGGGAAACCAATCATAACCGCACGGTATCCAATTTCATCCATTAGTTGCGAATTCGCTTTTTTAGCGAATGGCTGCAACAATGCCGCAATTGGACGACGGAAAATGAGTCTAAGAATCAAGTAGAGAATGATTCCGCTTGCGATTGACCAGACGAACGTCGTCAGCGTCTTCGCATTGACGATTGGTGGCATTTCAGCCCAAGGCGTCATCGCGTCCGGTGTTAGCGATTCATAGCCAGACATACCGAAAAGTGGTGGATAATTGTACTCAATTTTAGCAGCTTGTTCATTTTTATCAATATAAGTGAAATGTGCTTCATAGCCAGTCAATTTAAACGTTGACGAAGATAATACGAAACCGACTACTAAGATAAGCGTGAAAATAACCGCCTCTAGCCAGAACCGCTGTTTCGACTTTTTCGTCAAATCGATATTCTTCAATAAATAGATTAACCCAGCTACGGCACTAATCGCGAGGATCGATTCACCAAGTGCAGCTGTAATTACATGAACTGTCAACCAGTAACTTTTCAGTGCTGGAATAAGTGGTGTAATTTCCTTCGGGAACATACTTGCATAGCCGATAATAATAATCGCAATCGGCAAAGCAAACAAGCCGAGTGATGGTGTTCTATATAAGTAATACAGAAGAATGAATGCCCCAACGAGCATCATCCCAAAGGCAGTCGTAAATTCGAACATATTACTTACTGGTGCGTGACCTGATGCAATCCAGCGTGTGATGAAGTAACCTACATGGGTAATGAATCCGATGACCGTGATGGTAATCGCAATTTTTCCCCAACGGTTATTTTTATAAGATGCTTCAGATTTAGCGCCTTTCACCGCGCCGCCAAAAAATAGCGTCGCGACGAGGTAAGCGATAAATGAAACTAACAGCAAGTTAGCGCTTAACGATGCAAGTCCCATTATACTTTGTCCACTTCCTTATCTCGCAAGATAGATTCCTTGTCCTGTCTGTCTTCATAGGACGGTAAATTAGCAACGTCTTTCACTTGATCTAACTCTTTTTTCAAGGAGAACCAGTTTTTATTCGTATGTCCTGCAACTAGTAGCTCTCCATTAGGTCCTTTTTGAATCCAGATTCGTCGATGATTCCAATAAGATCCTTGCGAAACACCAATCATAAAGATAATTCCTCCTAGTAAAAGGAGATATAATGTTTTATCTTTGCGTACTGTCAGCCCAGATATATCACGGGTTTCTGCACTAACGAATTTCACCTTATAATCGTTGACTTCCGTTTCAAGCGTTTGTTTGATGGCGACGAAACTCATCTCGCCGTCCGGCTTGGCTGGGGTCACCATTTTAAAGATGAATGCTGGATTATTCGGTACTGGAGATTTCGATTTCGGTTCTCCGTCTTCAATCCCGTCATAATCCGGATAATAATCGCTCAAAATAACGCGCGCGCCATTATCAAGTTCATATTCACGTTCCGGATTAGTAAGATCGACTGTAAACTCCCCAAGTGAAGATTCCGTAGCTTTTTCAGTTAATTGGAATGTCATCGATTTTAATTCATCTAAACGAAAATCCATTTGGAAAACGTTGAATCCATCAAATTTCAATGGCTTATTAACAATGATAGAGTATTCTTTAACGAAGTCCATTTCATCAGATCCTGGAAGACCGCCTTCAGGTGTCTGATATAGAGCGACATCCGTCTGATAGTTTTTCGCAATCATGCCGACACGTTCAAGCGCATCGCCGAATACCTCATCAGCTTCCTCTTTCGTGTAGTTTTCCATAATGAAATTTTTGCTTTCCAAATAATAACCTTCTGCACCTGGAATAGAGCGTGTTTCCCCTTCGCGAATCCACATTGTTTCATCAACATAAAACCCAGGGATACCGCGCAGTAGAATACCAAACAGAAAAATGATAAGTCCTAAATGATTGACGTACGGACCCCATCTTGAAAAACGGTTTTTCTCTGCAAGCAAAGCTCCGTCTTCGATTTTCACATTGTAACGAAGTTCCTTCAGTTTCCCCTCAGCTTTTATAAGTGCAGCTTCTGGGTCTTCCGACGGTCCTTCACCATAGACTCGTTGTTTTTTCATGAATGAAGGATGGCGTTTTGTACGTTGCCTTTTCAATGATTTATAAAGCGGTATAACTCGGTCGACACTGGCAATAATGATGGAAGTTCCAAGCATCCCGACCAACGTGATGAACCACCAGCTATTATACATGTCATGAAAACCAAGTTTGTAATAAATCGTGCCTGCCAATCCATAAAGCCGTTCGTAGTAAGCCGCATACTCCGCCTCAGTTGACGCGGCTACATACAGTTTCTGCGGAAAAATAGTGCCTATCGCAGCAGTTGCGAGAACGGCAACGATAATACTAATTCCAATTTTTACACTCGAAAAGAAATTCCATATTTTATCGATGATCGACCGTTTATATGTCTGCGATCTTCTTGCCGCACCTTCGTAACGCATGTCGACAAGTTTGCTTTCTTTCGCTTCTTCAGTCTGCGGTCTACCACATCGCTCACAAAGCACTGTGCCAAATGGATTATCATGACCGCACTGGCATTTGATTTTGCTCATTTTGGATTTACTCCTTATTAGGGTTGAATGCTTTCCATGAGTGAAATTATCTCATTTTCAGACATTTCCCTTGTTATAATTTGTTCGATTTTACCGTCTTTATTGATAAGGAAAGTCGTAGGAAGTGGCACTATATTATAGACTTCCTTAACGCTCTTATCTTTATCAATAGCGATTGGGAAAGACAGGCCATACTGGTCTCTGAACGTTTCAACCTTCAAATTAGACTCTGCGATATTGATGGCAAGGATATTGACACCTTTTTCTTCGAATGCTTTATGTTGATTTTCCATGTATGGCATTTCTTTTTTACATGGTCCGCACCAAGTTCCCCAAAAATTCAAGAAAACTCCCTCACCTTTATAATCAGAAAGTCGTTGTTTGTTACCTTCCAAATCGACAAGCTCAAAATCGGGTGCTTTATCTCCAACTGCTAATACCTTCACTTTATCTTTTGAAGCGATTGTATAGACAACTGCCGAGACGAGAAGTAACAGGACGATTGTCCTTATAATAAGACGTGTTTTCTTTTGATCCGCCTTAGCCATACGTAATGCCTCCTTACAATAAATAAGTTCTGCCTTTAATTATAACAAATAGACCTTTGTATAAACGCATCATAATTGAAGGGATTGTGAACAATTGTCGTAATCAGTAGAAGTCTCCTACTAGTTACGGCAAGCCCCAGGCGGATGTCACAAATTTTGAAAGGAGTTTGGGAAGGCAACCTGAGTTCGCCGCGTCCTGCGGCTACAAGCGCAATTCAAAATTTAGACGCAATTAAATCGAGGCGCAATTGACTCACAATCAGCCTATTTTACCTGTTTCCGCGAGTACACGTAGCTGTTTCACTTCATGTTTTGTTAATTCCCGAGCTTCTCCAGCATTCATTCCGTGAGTTGTTACGTTACCAAATGATTCCCTGCGAAGTTTTTGGACCGGACATCCAATTGCATCGAACATACGGCGTACTTGACGATTTCTTCCTTCATGTATTGTAATCTCAATAAGCGCAGTTTCAGTTTTTTTATCTACTGACTGCATTTTTATATGTGCAGGGGCAGTTTTACCGTCTTCTAGGTCAATTCCAGTCTCAAGTTTGCGCAACGCTTCACGACTAGGGATTCCTTTTACTTTTGCAATATACTTTTTCTTAATACCGAATTTCGGATGTGTCATTAAGTAAGAGAAATCGCCATCATTCGTCATGATAATAACACCGGATGTATCATAGTCTAGACGTCCAACCGGAAAAATCCGTTGTTCGATTTGCGGGAATAGGTCTAACACCGTCTTCCTGCCTTTCTCGTCATCCACTGTCGAAATGATTCCTCTTGGTTTATATAATAAGAAATAGACGTAAGTCTCTTTAACAAGCTGAACTCCTTCAACTTCTACACGATCCGAACTAGATACCTTTGTTCCAAGCTCTGTTACGACGACACCGTTCACTTTCACTTTTCCTGCAACAATTAGTGTTTCTGATTTTCTACGTGATGCCACGCCTGCTTGTGCCAACACTTTCTGTAATCTTTCCATTAAGTCACCCCATCTTCATTCTGTAAGAAAAGCGGAAGGCGCCCGCTAGACGCGATGGTCATAAGTCAATCCAGCGACGTGGCACTCTTTGCCACATAGCTGGATTGCTTATGAGCCAAGCGGCTGGCGCCTGAAGTCTAGACACTGTTCCATGTCAAGAAACTTATACTTTCTTACCTTTGAAAAAATTATGTCACACTTTGTAGCAAATGAAAAGAAGACTGACCTATATGGCGTCAGTCTTCCCCAAACCGTCACAATTGCATATTTTCGATTAATATTCGCTTGAAGTTTGCTGTGTTTTTTGCCATTGGTAACAAGTTCATTGTTTTATAAGTACTTCCGTCGTAATAAGTGGCTCATTACTGAGTGACACGGTCCAATGCCCTGTACTTTTTTCATTTTTTCCACGGGGGATAATAATAACATTTGATAGTTTCGATTTCTCCCCTTTTTTCAATAACAAACGGATTGGCTTGGACAGTTCTGCTTCTACACCGGGTAGAATATCATATACCCCTTTTTTAGCGACAGTCACCAACTTGAATGAGGAAAACACGTTATTGGCCAAACTTTTATGTGTATTCCAGTCGTCACCATCGTTCAGAGTGACAACGATGATGTTTTTGCCATCTTTCTCGAAATAAGTTGCAAGCGTTCTGCCCGCGGCTTTTGTAAAACCAGTCTTTCCTGCAATCGCAGTCGATTCGGAATGTAGGAGGCGGTGTTTGTTACGCCAGCTATAAGCTTGAACCTCCCCCTGATAACTAAAATTCTTTGTGGTAGCAATAGTACGAAACTGGTCATTTTCCATAGCATAATGTAGCATGAGCGCTGTTTCGTATGCAGTAGACAAGTGACGTTCATCATGCAGACCTGACGGATTCGAAAAGACAGTATCATTCAATCCATACAACAGTGCCTTGTCGTTCATCAGGTCCACGAAGCCGTCCATTGAACCGCCCGCGTGTTCTGCTAACGCACGCGCTGCATCGTTGCCTGACCGTAGCATTAGACCAGTTAGCAGGGCATCTGCTTCAATCTTCATCCCTTGCGGTAAATAAAGGGACGAACCTTCGGCCGAAGCAGCTTGTGGCGAAATTATGACGTCTCCGGGCTCTGTAACACTTTCAAGGAACGTAAAAGCCGTCCAGATTTTTGTTAGACTGGCTATCGGCAGTCTAACGTTTTCATTATGACCTTCCAACAATCTGCCTGTATCAGCGTCAATAACAGCCCATGCTTGGCCGGACGCAGCGACTTCTTTCAAACCTCCGCCAACTAGTAACGTGAAAAATAGGACAACGATTATCGCCCGTTTCAAGAAATGCTTCCTCCTCCATCATTTTCCATCGCAAACGCTTCTTGGAACTTTGTCATGAACAAGTCTGTTTCAACTGTCTCGCCTTCTTCTTCCTGCGAAAGGGGTGGCAATCCATTTAGTGATGCCAAACCGAAACGGTCCAGGAACAAGTCTGTTGTGCCAAAGAGAATCGCTCGTCCACTTCCTTCCGATCGACCTTTTTCCATTATGAGTCCCTTGGCAATTAGCGTATTGATAGGTCCCTCGGATTTAACACCCCGAAGATCGTCAATTTCAACACGTGTCACAGGTTGCCTATATGCGATAATTGCCAATACTTCAAGTGATGCCTGGGTCATGGATTTCGGAGATGGATTTTCCAACAACCGTTTTATATCTTCCGCGAAGTCAGCTTTCGTCACAAGACGATATGCCCCTCCAAACTGCTTCAGCATAATGCCGCTCTCTTTGCGCTCTTCATAACTCATACGTAGCCAGTCAATTGCCTCAGTAACCTCTGATTCTTTACGCTCAGCTAGAGATGTTAACTGTTTAATCGTTAACCCTTCATCCCCTACTATGAATAAAAAACTTTCGATCATCCCAGGCAAACGGTCTTTAAATTCCATTTCACTCATCCTCCCGTCGGTACGATACTGTCAAATCGTCAAAATTACCTTCCTGATTGACAATGATGTCCCGCCGTTTCATCAATTCAAGCAACGATAAAAAAGTTACGACAAGATCTGTTGTTTCGCCTTTGTCGAATAAGGAGTAGAAATCACATTTCCCGCCGCCCTTTTCTAGTATTGCCATAATTTCATCCATCTTTTCACTGATAGAAACTTCCGTCTTAGATATACTTGCTATCATAGGTGCCTTCAAACGTTTTCTGTTAAGCATCTTTTGAAACGCGCCAATTAAATCGAAAACGTTCAAACTTTCATCTGATTCACTCGCCACAATTTCACCAAACTCCGTAAGATCTTCGGGTGGTTTGGTAAAATGACCGGATCGCTCATCTGCAGACTCTTTCAGACTAATTGCTGCATCTTTATATTTTTTGTATTCAATCAGGCGCGCAACTAACTCGTCACGTGGATCGTCTTCCATGTCAAAATCAAAGTCGTCATCAAACTCATCTCCTTCGTGGACTGGTAGAAGCATTTTGCTCTTAATTTCAATCAGCGTCGCAGCGAGGACGAGGTATTCACTTAACTCATCTAATTGCAGTACTCGCATCGCTTGGAGGTGTTCTATGTACTGCGCTGTCAGTTCCGCCATCGGGATATCATATATATCAATTTCAAGTCGGTTGATTAAATGCAATAATAGATCTAGTGGCCCTTCGAAAGCCTCTAATTTTACTTGATATGTCATTCGTGACACCTACCTATCTTTCAGACTATGGAAAGGGCTGATTACATGCATCCGTATCATCATCCGCTATTCGTAAATTTTATTGTTTATTTCAATGGCAATCAAGACTATTTTGAATGCCACGAAGTACTGGAGGAGTATTGGAAGTCTATTCCTGACAGCGATAAAGATCACCCGTTGACAGCCTATATCCTCCTTGCGACAGGAATGTATCATTGGCGTAGAGGCAATAAACCAGGAGCATCCCGTACACTTAACAAAGCAATGACAAAGTTTCCGACTTTCCTTGCTAACTACCCTAAATACACGGAAGAAATTGATTTTGACCAATTAGTTTACGATGTTACAAAAGCAGTCAACCGTTTGGAGCAAGATCTGCCATTCGAATCGTTCCCCATCACTATCCTATCAGCTAACGTTACTGACCTGGCTAGTAAGTTGGAACAATCTATGACACTTCTACCATTCGGCAGTGATGCTGTCATTCATAAACATATGCTCAGAGACCGTAGTGATATTCTTCGGGAACGCGAAGAAAAGAAGAAGGGCAGACGTTAATTAGTCTGAACCTTCTTCTTTAGGCTTACATTTCTGTATGAATAAATCAGTTTCTTCAGTTCCAATACATGTTTTATCAGGGAAGAGCGCTTGCAGCTTCATGACCATTTCTTGACCAATTCCTTCACCACGGAAAGATGGATTGACAGAGAGATGCTGTAAAGTGTAGTCTTCTTCCCCTAATTCGATGCCTATCAAACCGATGAAGTCCTCATCTTTTTTCAAAAGATATAGTTGCCAACTATCATCTGTTTCATATCGTTGAATCCATTCCTGCAATTTCTTGACGGTTTTATCGCCGGGCATATAAGAAAGCAGCCCCATCGCAATTTTTTCGTACGTTTTCTTATAACGCAAAAGTATCAATTGAATCCCTTCTTTTCTGAAAACACTTTGGTCATTGGATAGAACTAACTACGTTTTCCAATGATAAGCAGTTTCCTTTATCGCGCAGTAATGGGCAGTAAGAGCCCATTTAAGGCCTATATATATTGACATACAGAAATCCCATCGAATTCGCTGCGGCGCTAGGGGATTCCTTCCGCAATCAGTCAGGCAGCTGCACAGCCATTCTTTTGGCTTCTGCTACCCCTTGAAAGGCCGCCTTCGCTCAGTTTATATAGGTATTCATTTGTTCAATATATATAGTGATTTAACACATTAAGTGGAGGACCCACTTCCGGAAAAGCCAGATCAATCGGAACATAATCCCTGTGG from the Sporosarcina psychrophila genome contains:
- the scpB gene encoding SMC-Scp complex subunit ScpB gives rise to the protein MEFKDRLPGMIESFLFIVGDEGLTIKQLTSLAERKESEVTEAIDWLRMSYEERKESGIMLKQFGGAYRLVTKADFAEDIKRLLENPSPKSMTQASLEVLAIIAYRQPVTRVEIDDLRGVKSEGPINTLIAKGLIMEKGRSEGSGRAILFGTTDLFLDRFGLASLNGLPPLSQEEEGETVETDLFMTKFQEAFAMENDGGGSIS
- a CDS encoding DUF309 domain-containing protein, whose amino-acid sequence is MHPYHHPLFVNFIVYFNGNQDYFECHEVLEEYWKSIPDSDKDHPLTAYILLATGMYHWRRGNKPGASRTLNKAMTKFPTFLANYPKYTEEIDFDQLVYDVTKAVNRLEQDLPFESFPITILSANVTDLASKLEQSMTLLPFGSDAVIHKHMLRDRSDILREREEKKKGRR
- a CDS encoding GNAT family N-acetyltransferase, which translates into the protein MILLRYKKTYEKIAMGLLSYMPGDKTVKKLQEWIQRYETDDSWQLYLLKKDEDFIGLIGIELGEEDYTLQHLSVNPSFRGEGIGQEMVMKLQALFPDKTCIGTEETDLFIQKCKPKEEGSD
- the resA gene encoding thiol-disulfide oxidoreductase ResA, translated to MAKADQKKTRLIIRTIVLLLLVSAVVYTIASKDKVKVLAVGDKAPDFELVDLEGNKQRLSDYKGEGVFLNFWGTWCGPCKKEMPYMENQHKAFEEKGVNILAINIAESNLKVETFRDQYGLSFPIAIDKDKSVKEVYNIVPLPTTFLINKDGKIEQIITREMSENEIISLMESIQP
- a CDS encoding pseudouridine synthase yields the protein MERLQKVLAQAGVASRRKSETLIVAGKVKVNGVVVTELGTKVSSSDRVEVEGVQLVKETYVYFLLYKPRGIISTVDDEKGRKTVLDLFPQIEQRIFPVGRLDYDTSGVIIMTNDGDFSYLMTHPKFGIKKKYIAKVKGIPSREALRKLETGIDLEDGKTAPAHIKMQSVDKKTETALIEITIHEGRNRQVRRMFDAIGCPVQKLRRESFGNVTTHGMNAGEARELTKHEVKQLRVLAETGKIG
- a CDS encoding segregation/condensation protein A; translated protein: MTYQVKLEAFEGPLDLLLHLINRLEIDIYDIPMAELTAQYIEHLQAMRVLQLDELSEYLVLAATLIEIKSKMLLPVHEGDEFDDDFDFDMEDDPRDELVARLIEYKKYKDAAISLKESADERSGHFTKPPEDLTEFGEIVASESDESLNVFDLIGAFQKMLNRKRLKAPMIASISKTEVSISEKMDEIMAILEKGGGKCDFYSLFDKGETTDLVVTFLSLLELMKRRDIIVNQEGNFDDLTVSYRREDE
- the ccsB gene encoding c-type cytochrome biogenesis protein CcsB; amino-acid sequence: MGLASLSANLLLVSFIAYLVATLFFGGAVKGAKSEASYKNNRWGKIAITITVIGFITHVGYFITRWIASGHAPVSNMFEFTTAFGMMLVGAFILLYYLYRTPSLGLFALPIAIIIIGYASMFPKEITPLIPALKSYWLTVHVITAALGESILAISAVAGLIYLLKNIDLTKKSKQRFWLEAVIFTLILVVGFVLSSSTFKLTGYEAHFTYIDKNEQAAKIEYNYPPLFGMSGYESLTPDAMTPWAEMPPIVNAKTLTTFVWSIASGIILYLILRLIFRRPIAALLQPFAKKANSQLMDEIGYRAVMIGFPIFTLGALIFAMIWAHEAWSRFWGWDPKEVWALITWLFYAAFLHVRLSRGWDGEKSAWLAVIGFVIIMFNLIAVNLIIAGLHSYA
- a CDS encoding D-alanyl-D-alanine carboxypeptidase family protein, with amino-acid sequence MKRAIIVVLFFTLLVGGGLKEVAASGQAWAVIDADTGRLLEGHNENVRLPIASLTKIWTAFTFLESVTEPGDVIISPQAASAEGSSLYLPQGMKIEADALLTGLMLRSGNDAARALAEHAGGSMDGFVDLMNDKALLYGLNDTVFSNPSGLHDERHLSTAYETALMLHYAMENDQFRTIATTKNFSYQGEVQAYSWRNKHRLLHSESTAIAGKTGFTKAAGRTLATYFEKDGKNIIVVTLNDGDDWNTHKSLANNVFSSFKLVTVAKKGVYDILPGVEAELSKPIRLLLKKGEKSKLSNVIIIPRGKNEKSTGHWTVSLSNEPLITTEVLIKQ
- the resB gene encoding cytochrome c biogenesis protein ResB; the protein is MSKIKCQCGHDNPFGTVLCERCGRPQTEEAKESKLVDMRYEGAARRSQTYKRSIIDKIWNFFSSVKIGISIIVAVLATAAIGTIFPQKLYVAASTEAEYAAYYERLYGLAGTIYYKLGFHDMYNSWWFITLVGMLGTSIIIASVDRVIPLYKSLKRQRTKRHPSFMKKQRVYGEGPSEDPEAALIKAEGKLKELRYNVKIEDGALLAEKNRFSRWGPYVNHLGLIIFLFGILLRGIPGFYVDETMWIREGETRSIPGAEGYYLESKNFIMENYTKEEADEVFGDALERVGMIAKNYQTDVALYQTPEGGLPGSDEMDFVKEYSIIVNKPLKFDGFNVFQMDFRLDELKSMTFQLTEKATESSLGEFTVDLTNPEREYELDNGARVILSDYYPDYDGIEDGEPKSKSPVPNNPAFIFKMVTPAKPDGEMSFVAIKQTLETEVNDYKVKFVSAETRDISGLTVRKDKTLYLLLLGGIIFMIGVSQGSYWNHRRIWIQKGPNGELLVAGHTNKNWFSLKKELDQVKDVANLPSYEDRQDKESILRDKEVDKV